The Prevotella sp. oral taxon 299 str. F0039 genome has a segment encoding these proteins:
- a CDS encoding RagB/SusD family nutrient uptake outer membrane protein, with translation MKQMKNILSLALLATLLSTTGCTNGYEDFNQDPYAVTKEEMQRNAYSLGAALINLENWVIPTDVNTNQFTECLCGGSYGGYLADSNPGFLGKNFAQYNTANNWDRVLFTDFIPKLFIHSNEIYNITEEAVPRSIAQIIKVAGIHRVTDAYGPIPYSKVGADGKITAPYDSQEEVYNRMFAQLDSAITALTLNRTNDFKPEADHVYGGKVEKWIKFANSLKLRLAIHISKAAPAKAKQMAEEAVSQMVGVITSNSDNAELSVSNTNPFYVVMHEYNGVKDNQGDSRVSADILSYMNGYNDPRRDAMFTQSKFTNATNGFHGLRSGINIPDQAISNLYSNYKVTTDSKLLWMNAAEVAFLRAEGALRGWSMGGSAKDFYEQGIRLSFEQWGVKGVENFLSDRTSTPLLYTDPTGSNSFSGTASTITIAWDDAASMNTNLERIITQKWLANFPLGLESWTEYRRTGFPKLMPAAVNNSGGIVDSERGARRLYYPQEERLNNSANYNEAIKLLGGPNTMATDVWLAK, from the coding sequence ATGAAACAGATGAAAAATATTTTAAGCCTAGCCTTGTTAGCAACACTTTTATCTACTACAGGCTGCACAAACGGCTATGAAGACTTTAACCAAGATCCTTATGCTGTAACGAAAGAAGAGATGCAACGCAACGCTTATAGCTTAGGCGCAGCTCTCATTAACCTTGAAAATTGGGTTATACCTACCGATGTAAATACAAATCAATTCACAGAATGTCTCTGTGGTGGTTCTTATGGCGGATACCTAGCAGATAGCAACCCAGGATTCCTTGGAAAGAACTTTGCTCAGTATAATACTGCAAATAACTGGGACCGTGTCCTTTTTACTGATTTTATCCCTAAGCTCTTTATTCACAGCAACGAGATCTATAACATAACTGAAGAAGCAGTACCTCGCTCTATAGCTCAGATTATAAAGGTTGCAGGTATTCACCGAGTAACAGATGCTTATGGTCCTATCCCTTATTCAAAAGTGGGTGCTGATGGTAAAATTACAGCTCCATACGATTCACAGGAAGAAGTCTATAACCGCATGTTCGCACAACTTGATAGTGCAATCACTGCCCTTACCTTAAACAGAACAAATGACTTTAAGCCCGAGGCAGACCATGTATATGGTGGAAAAGTTGAGAAATGGATTAAGTTTGCCAACTCATTAAAGCTCCGCTTGGCTATACATATTTCAAAAGCTGCACCAGCAAAAGCAAAACAAATGGCAGAAGAAGCAGTAAGCCAAATGGTAGGTGTAATAACTAGCAATAGCGATAATGCTGAACTTTCAGTATCTAATACAAATCCATTTTATGTTGTAATGCACGAATACAATGGTGTAAAAGACAATCAGGGAGACTCACGTGTGAGTGCAGATATCCTTAGTTACATGAATGGCTATAACGATCCTCGTCGTGATGCCATGTTCACACAATCAAAGTTTACAAATGCAACCAACGGATTCCATGGACTTCGCTCAGGTATTAATATTCCCGATCAAGCTATTTCTAATTTATATTCCAACTATAAGGTTACAACAGATTCTAAACTTCTTTGGATGAATGCTGCTGAAGTTGCTTTCCTTCGTGCAGAAGGTGCATTACGTGGTTGGTCTATGGGAGGATCTGCTAAAGATTTCTACGAACAAGGCATTCGTTTATCCTTTGAACAATGGGGTGTAAAGGGCGTAGAGAACTTCTTATCAGACAGAACCAGTACCCCATTATTGTATACAGACCCTACAGGTTCGAACTCATTTTCAGGTACAGCTTCAACCATAACCATAGCATGGGACGATGCTGCATCTATGAACACAAACCTAGAACGTATCATCACACAGAAATGGTTAGCTAACTTCCCTTTGGGTTTGGAGTCTTGGACTGAATATCGTCGCACAGGTTTTCCAAAGTTAATGCCTGCTGCGGTTAATAATAGTGGTGGCATTGTAGATAGTGAGCGAGGCGCACGTCGTCTTTATTATCCTCAAGAAGAACGCCTTAACAACTCTGCTAACTATAATGAAGCTATAAAATTGCTTGGTGGTCCAAACACAATGGCAACCGATGTATGGCTAGCGAAGTAA
- a CDS encoding WG repeat-containing protein has product MKEGRILWKSSATIVVLLAILLFGSCQTTSNRLVVVEQKELYGYVNDKGDTIIRCIYPMAFTDTITHIGFVSDSNGVIKCFNNEGKFLFNVFQFDNGPDYPVEGLFRIVGENNLIGFADTLGNIVIAPQYQFARPFKDGKAQVTNSGKMMRDNSNVDAHEYWQSDNWQVITRP; this is encoded by the coding sequence ATGAAAGAAGGAAGAATCCTATGGAAAAGCAGTGCAACAATCGTTGTTTTATTGGCTATTCTCTTGTTTGGTAGCTGTCAAACCACCAGCAATCGCCTCGTTGTGGTAGAGCAAAAAGAGCTTTATGGCTATGTAAACGATAAGGGCGACACCATCATTCGCTGCATTTATCCTATGGCTTTTACCGATACTATCACCCACATTGGCTTTGTGTCGGATAGCAATGGCGTGATAAAGTGCTTCAACAACGAGGGCAAATTCCTTTTTAATGTGTTCCAATTCGATAACGGACCCGACTATCCTGTCGAGGGTTTGTTCCGAATAGTGGGCGAAAACAACCTCATTGGCTTTGCCGATACACTTGGCAACATTGTTATTGCACCCCAATATCAGTTTGCTCGCCCTTTTAAAGACGGCAAAGCACAGGTGACAAACAGCGGAAAAATGATGAGAGATAATAGTAATGTCGATGCACATGAGTATTGGCAGTCAGACAACTGGCAGGTTATCACTCGCCCCTAA
- a CDS encoding fused gamma-glutamyl-gamma-aminobutyrate hydrolase/peptidase → MKSYDINTYLKDIYSKYPESTKRPIIGITGNIEGNDVLIRNPYCQQVIKAGGAPVIIPPTEDPETIINILDSIDGIIFSGGSDFNPLWSGDEPSPHLGHINSKRDHFELLTSLLSRNRQMPTLGICRGMQCIAIASGGKVAQDIEESRKLAAKSLLSDGEVVRLIKHSQDADREEYTHSIDIDPHSILYSIYKTKKLFVNSFHHQAVSYIGPKLKITAKASDGVIEALESTEFKPFLAVQWHPEWLGEDGVKLFEWLTTQAQEYAQAKALHNKIITLDSHCDTPMFFDKEEVDITKRCKEVLVDLHKMAESKQDVTTMVAYLPQTIGNENFKNKNTFGIDSPKKYADFIFDKVESMISNHKDYVSIAKTPFEVMQNKFEGRRSIMLAIENGLALERDIANVKHFAERGISYITLCHNGDNLICDSARGSKTHGGLSAYGKEVVAEMNKYGIMVDLSHAAESTFFDVLKTSKAPIVCSHSNSKALCDVPRNLTDKQLLALAEHNGVAHVTLYKGFLAKDGNATIEDAMRHLDHFINIMGVDHVGLGTDFDGDGGILGLRDSSELIRFTIFLLRKRYSENDIRKIWGGNWLRVMEQVQKIGKR, encoded by the coding sequence ATGAAATCATACGATATTAACACCTATCTCAAGGACATTTACAGTAAATATCCAGAGAGTACAAAACGTCCAATCATCGGAATTACAGGAAATATAGAAGGTAATGATGTCCTTATTCGTAATCCTTATTGCCAGCAAGTGATAAAAGCAGGAGGTGCACCAGTCATTATTCCACCCACAGAAGACCCAGAAACAATCATCAATATTCTTGATTCTATCGATGGAATTATATTCTCAGGTGGTAGTGATTTCAATCCATTATGGAGTGGTGATGAACCTTCTCCACATTTAGGGCACATCAATAGTAAAAGAGATCATTTTGAATTACTCACTTCTCTCCTTTCTCGTAACCGACAAATGCCTACTCTTGGAATCTGTAGAGGAATGCAATGCATTGCCATTGCCTCTGGGGGTAAGGTTGCACAAGATATCGAAGAAAGCCGAAAACTTGCCGCTAAGAGCTTGCTTTCTGATGGAGAAGTGGTGCGTTTAATAAAACATAGTCAAGATGCCGATCGTGAAGAATACACCCACTCTATCGACATCGATCCTCATTCTATTCTTTATTCTATCTACAAAACAAAGAAACTCTTTGTTAACTCTTTCCATCATCAAGCAGTAAGTTATATTGGTCCTAAGCTAAAAATCACAGCAAAGGCTAGTGATGGTGTTATTGAAGCACTCGAAAGTACCGAGTTTAAGCCTTTCCTAGCAGTGCAATGGCACCCCGAATGGTTAGGAGAAGATGGGGTAAAGCTATTCGAATGGCTCACTACCCAGGCACAAGAATATGCTCAAGCCAAAGCTCTTCACAACAAAATTATCACCCTCGACTCGCATTGCGACACCCCAATGTTCTTCGATAAAGAAGAAGTTGATATAACCAAACGTTGCAAAGAAGTTCTTGTTGACTTACATAAGATGGCAGAAAGCAAGCAAGATGTAACCACGATGGTTGCTTATTTGCCTCAAACAATAGGAAACGAGAACTTTAAAAACAAGAATACATTTGGTATTGACAGTCCTAAAAAGTATGCAGACTTTATCTTCGACAAGGTAGAAAGCATGATTTCTAATCATAAAGACTATGTTTCTATTGCCAAAACACCTTTCGAAGTGATGCAAAACAAGTTCGAAGGACGCCGTTCTATTATGCTTGCAATAGAAAACGGCTTGGCTCTTGAACGAGACATTGCCAACGTTAAGCATTTTGCTGAGCGTGGAATAAGCTACATTACCTTATGTCATAATGGTGATAATCTTATCTGCGACAGTGCGAGAGGAAGCAAAACACATGGTGGATTAAGTGCTTATGGAAAAGAAGTAGTTGCCGAAATGAACAAATATGGCATTATGGTAGACCTTAGTCACGCTGCAGAAAGCACCTTTTTCGACGTGCTAAAGACGAGTAAAGCCCCCATTGTGTGTAGTCATAGCAACTCTAAAGCATTGTGCGACGTGCCAAGAAACCTCACAGACAAACAACTTTTAGCTCTAGCAGAACACAACGGAGTGGCTCATGTCACCCTATATAAGGGTTTCCTAGCAAAAGATGGCAATGCAACAATCGAGGATGCGATGCGCCATCTCGACCATTTCATCAACATAATGGGCGTCGACCACGTCGGACTCGGCACTGATTTCGATGGAGATGGGGGCATTTTAGGTCTAAGAGATTCCTCTGAACTCATCCGTTTCACAATCTTTTTACTCAGAAAACGATATTCGGAAAACGATATTAGAAAGATTTGGGGTGGCAACTGGTTAAGAGTGATGGAGCAAGTTCAAAAGATAGGCAAACGATAA
- a CDS encoding M28 family peptidase, translated as MKKTTMIKIGAIVVLAGVIGGYFVKQKTAKPVEEEQITQVNAPVFNADSAYTYIAEQCNFGPRTMNSEAHEQCAQWIVNKFKSFGCTVSEQKATLKGYDGTPLKATNIMAQLNPKASTRILLCAHWDSRPWADNDPDKANWKKPVMAADDGASGVAMMLELARNLKSHNLGNIGIDFVCFDAEDWGTPEWVEKTNDEDTWALGAQYWSRNLPNNYTARYGILLDMVGGKNAKFYIEQASMTYAPEIVAKVWGEAANAGYSNVFINQTGGAITDDHIPVNQIAKIPTIDIIPYYPEMSPNIFGPVWHTVNDNINNIDRKTLKAIGQTVMNVLCQEKE; from the coding sequence ATGAAAAAAACAACGATGATTAAAATAGGCGCAATTGTTGTGCTGGCAGGAGTCATAGGCGGGTATTTCGTAAAGCAAAAAACAGCAAAGCCTGTTGAAGAAGAACAGATTACACAAGTGAATGCACCCGTTTTCAATGCCGATAGTGCTTATACTTACATTGCAGAACAATGCAACTTTGGACCAAGAACGATGAATAGCGAAGCACACGAACAATGTGCTCAGTGGATAGTGAACAAGTTTAAGAGCTTTGGTTGCACTGTGTCTGAACAAAAAGCAACGCTAAAAGGCTATGATGGAACACCGCTAAAAGCCACCAACATCATGGCGCAACTCAATCCAAAAGCCTCTACTCGCATCCTGCTTTGTGCGCATTGGGACAGCAGACCATGGGCAGATAACGACCCAGACAAGGCAAATTGGAAGAAACCTGTTATGGCAGCAGACGACGGAGCCAGCGGAGTTGCAATGATGTTAGAGCTTGCTCGCAACTTAAAATCGCACAACTTAGGTAACATTGGTATCGACTTTGTTTGTTTCGACGCTGAAGATTGGGGCACACCCGAATGGGTTGAAAAAACAAACGATGAGGATACATGGGCTTTAGGCGCACAATATTGGTCGAGAAACCTACCCAACAACTACACTGCTCGATACGGAATACTTCTCGATATGGTTGGAGGTAAGAACGCAAAATTCTATATTGAGCAAGCATCGATGACTTATGCACCCGAGATTGTTGCCAAAGTGTGGGGCGAAGCGGCTAATGCTGGATATAGTAATGTATTTATTAACCAAACAGGAGGAGCGATAACAGACGACCATATACCTGTTAATCAAATTGCAAAGATACCTACTATCGACATCATTCCATATTATCCAGAGATGAGCCCTAATATTTTTGGACCAGTATGGCACACCGTAAACGATAATATCAACAACATAGATCGCAAGACTCTCAAAGCTATTGGACAAACGGTGATGAATGTTTTGTGCCAAGAAAAGGAATAA
- a CDS encoding SusC/RagA family TonB-linked outer membrane protein produces MNKFKAVKVKKATFISALFLSVSASMMGQNQVVKLEQTTIPVHQLISTIEKQTNMSIDYGQNTLDLAKQVKVNSKTVKLSNLLDAILSGTGLDYSTSGRHIVITKSEPQKVQKSTQKQTIKGRVLDTNGNPLIGVTIKVKGTSNAVITDLDGNYSINASYGDILEFSYIGFTTKEVRANSNQLNQTLQEDSKELNEVVVTALGIKREQKALSYNVQKVTGEDLAVNKDANFINSLNGKVAGVNINASSSGAGGASKVVMRGTRSIMQSSNVLYVIDGIPMLNTEGSGGSGFESRGTSEGIADLNAEDIESMSVLTGAAAAALYGEKASNGAIVITTKKGDIGRTQITVSQSTEFSSAFHTPKFQNRYGTGSGLRDNGIESYSWGKLLNETNYMGYNPQKDYLKTGVITTEAFTLSTGSKNNQTFLSASALNSAGIIPNNKYNRYNFTVHNTTNLLNDRMTLDLGASYIIQNDRNMINQGVYNNPLVTAYLYPRGNDYQDMAMFEHYDTTRKIYLQNWNGLISELVGQNPYWINFRTPRTNKKHRYMLNAGLSYKFTDWLNLSARIRIDNSTNTYQEKFYASTSMTLTGSNNGLYGVQESNYQQTYGDVLANVNKRFFNDQLSLAANLGISLSDMKQNMIGNKGPIDENLIPNVFNVMQINRARLVPEQSGFHDQTKSLFSSVELGWRSQYYLTLTGRNDWPSMLAGPHSNKSSFFYPSVGGSWIISESFTLPKQIDYLKVRGSFASVGLSFPRWYANPKYVWNEKNRQWSNQTTYPVYNLKPERTDSWEFGLQTRLFKHFNLDLTYYTTKTYNQTFDPKISASSGYSNMYIQTGNVSNYGIELAASYNNTWGKFSWSSNYTLSINRNKINDLVTAYVHPQTKTLITIDKLDENGIGDAHFILKKGGTLGDLYSLSDLQRDSNRKIYVDKNGKVFKNTNVEDIKLGSIFPKSNMAWRNDFSWNGLNLGFMVAARFGGIVYSATQANLDYYGVSETTAKARDNGFISINNGQNYINPETWYTTIGGSDGIPQYYTYSATNIRLQEASLGYTFKKNVFFGIGELSVSLVGRNLLMFYCKAPFDPETTATTGNYYQGIDKFMMPSTRNIGFNIKLKF; encoded by the coding sequence ATGAATAAATTTAAAGCGGTAAAAGTGAAAAAAGCAACCTTTATTTCAGCTTTATTTCTTTCCGTATCTGCCAGTATGATGGGACAAAACCAAGTAGTAAAATTAGAACAAACTACTATTCCTGTTCATCAACTTATCAGTACGATTGAGAAACAAACAAACATGTCCATAGATTATGGACAAAACACCTTAGATCTTGCCAAGCAAGTGAAAGTGAATTCCAAAACAGTAAAACTTAGTAATTTGCTTGATGCCATACTCAGTGGCACAGGCTTAGATTATTCAACCTCTGGACGTCATATCGTTATTACAAAGTCTGAACCTCAGAAAGTCCAAAAATCTACTCAAAAGCAGACCATAAAAGGACGAGTATTAGATACTAATGGTAATCCGTTGATTGGCGTTACCATAAAAGTAAAAGGCACAAGTAATGCAGTAATTACCGACTTAGATGGAAACTATAGCATAAATGCTAGCTACGGAGATATACTCGAATTCTCTTATATTGGTTTCACAACAAAAGAAGTTCGTGCAAATAGTAATCAACTTAACCAAACACTTCAAGAAGACTCTAAAGAGTTGAATGAGGTTGTTGTTACGGCTCTTGGTATTAAGCGTGAACAAAAAGCGTTATCATATAATGTACAAAAAGTTACAGGCGAGGATCTTGCTGTAAATAAAGATGCTAACTTTATTAACTCTTTAAATGGTAAGGTTGCTGGTGTAAACATCAATGCTTCTTCATCAGGTGCTGGTGGAGCATCAAAAGTTGTGATGCGTGGTACTCGTTCTATTATGCAGTCAAGCAACGTATTGTATGTTATCGACGGTATTCCTATGTTGAATACAGAAGGTAGTGGCGGAAGTGGATTTGAGTCTAGAGGTACATCAGAAGGCATTGCCGACTTAAATGCCGAAGATATCGAATCTATGTCTGTATTAACAGGTGCTGCAGCTGCAGCTCTTTATGGTGAAAAAGCCTCAAATGGTGCTATTGTCATTACAACAAAAAAAGGAGATATTGGACGTACTCAGATAACAGTTTCGCAAAGCACAGAATTCTCATCTGCTTTTCATACTCCTAAGTTCCAAAATAGATATGGAACAGGCTCAGGCCTTCGAGATAATGGTATAGAATCATATAGTTGGGGTAAGTTACTCAATGAAACTAACTACATGGGATATAATCCACAAAAAGACTATCTCAAGACTGGTGTAATAACAACAGAAGCCTTTACTTTGTCTACAGGATCAAAAAACAATCAAACATTCCTCTCTGCTAGTGCATTGAATTCTGCAGGAATCATTCCCAATAATAAATATAATCGCTATAACTTCACGGTACATAACACGACAAACTTGCTCAATGATCGCATGACTCTTGATCTTGGTGCAAGCTATATTATCCAAAATGACCGTAATATGATAAACCAAGGTGTCTATAACAATCCTTTGGTTACAGCTTATCTTTATCCTCGTGGCAATGATTATCAGGATATGGCTATGTTTGAACACTATGACACAACTCGTAAAATTTACCTTCAAAATTGGAATGGTCTCATAAGTGAGTTGGTTGGTCAGAACCCATACTGGATCAATTTCCGCACTCCTCGTACGAATAAGAAACATCGTTACATGCTCAATGCTGGATTATCTTATAAATTTACCGACTGGTTGAATCTTTCAGCACGCATACGAATAGATAATTCTACAAATACATACCAAGAAAAGTTCTATGCATCAACTTCAATGACGCTTACAGGAAGTAACAATGGTCTTTATGGTGTTCAGGAATCTAATTACCAACAGACTTATGGAGATGTACTTGCCAATGTAAATAAACGTTTCTTCAATGACCAACTATCACTGGCAGCGAATCTTGGTATATCGCTTTCAGATATGAAGCAAAATATGATTGGCAATAAAGGTCCTATCGATGAGAATCTCATTCCAAACGTGTTTAATGTAATGCAGATTAATCGTGCACGACTTGTTCCTGAGCAATCAGGTTTCCACGATCAAACTAAATCTCTATTCTCAAGCGTAGAATTAGGTTGGAGAAGTCAATACTATCTAACTCTTACAGGACGTAATGACTGGCCCTCAATGCTAGCTGGTCCTCATTCTAACAAGTCATCTTTCTTCTATCCATCTGTTGGTGGCTCTTGGATTATCTCTGAATCTTTTACGCTACCTAAACAAATTGATTATCTAAAAGTACGCGGTTCATTTGCATCTGTTGGATTATCATTCCCTCGTTGGTATGCAAATCCCAAGTACGTATGGAACGAAAAGAACAGACAATGGAGCAATCAGACGACTTATCCTGTGTACAACCTAAAACCAGAACGTACAGATTCTTGGGAATTTGGTCTTCAGACTCGTTTGTTTAAGCACTTCAACCTTGACTTGACTTATTATACAACAAAGACTTACAACCAGACTTTTGACCCAAAGATTTCAGCTTCTTCTGGTTATAGTAATATGTATATTCAGACAGGTAATGTAAGCAACTATGGTATAGAATTAGCTGCTAGTTATAACAACACATGGGGTAAATTCTCATGGTCATCTAACTATACACTTAGCATAAATCGAAATAAGATTAATGACCTCGTTACCGCTTACGTTCATCCTCAAACAAAAACACTCATCACGATAGATAAACTTGATGAAAATGGTATAGGTGATGCACATTTCATTTTGAAAAAAGGTGGCACCCTAGGCGACCTTTATTCTCTTTCTGACCTCCAACGCGATAGTAATCGTAAAATCTATGTAGACAAAAATGGTAAGGTTTTTAAAAATACCAATGTAGAAGACATTAAATTAGGATCTATTTTCCCCAAAAGCAATATGGCTTGGCGTAATGATTTTTCTTGGAATGGACTAAACCTTGGCTTTATGGTTGCTGCTCGATTTGGTGGTATTGTTTATTCTGCAACTCAAGCAAATCTTGACTATTATGGTGTATCAGAAACAACAGCTAAAGCCCGAGATAATGGTTTCATTTCGATCAATAATGGACAAAATTATATTAATCCAGAAACTTGGTATACAACTATTGGTGGAAGTGATGGTATCCCACAATATTATACATATAGTGCAACAAATATACGCCTACAAGAAGCTAGCTTAGGTTATACTTTTAAGAAGAATGTATTCTTTGGTATAGGAGAACTTAGTGTATCTCTTGTTGGTCGCAACTTGTTAATGTTCTATTGCAAAGCACCTTTCGATCCTGAAACAACAGCTACTACAGGCAACTACTATCAAGGAATCGACAAATTTATGATGCCAAGCACTAGAAATATTGGTTTCAACATCAAACTCAAATTCTAA
- a CDS encoding glycoside hydrolase family 18, with product MKYIIQHFIHVISCFVMICFLGSCDTDIESVSITPPSIQEQNPELYAQYLSALRTYKGGKHKVSFGWFDNSKKMPSSQGQSIIAVPDSLDYLVLTHPEKLNNRELSEIKEIKENKGIHTLYEINFITIKEAYEAEKKAFEDNPNNAEKSFSPDFKTYLVDKVQKRLMLCTLFNYDGIVMTFLAKTKIYMTEKEKQTQRAHEKIFLGIAKDWKERHTEKVLVLAGKPQEVDDKEIFNLSNYIITPCLTSTSVSDVAYTLIKANVEGIPSNKLIPLVAMHSNDPADLKTGYWGKKHAAIGTANFIAQEHQAYQVAGLAIDNINNDYYQVRFVYPIIRGAISIMNPIVKK from the coding sequence ATGAAATATATCATTCAGCATTTTATACATGTAATCAGTTGTTTTGTAATGATATGCTTCTTGGGAAGTTGCGATACAGATATAGAGTCTGTTAGTATCACCCCCCCAAGTATACAAGAACAAAATCCTGAATTATACGCACAATATCTATCAGCATTGCGCACTTATAAAGGAGGTAAACATAAAGTCAGTTTTGGTTGGTTTGATAATAGCAAAAAAATGCCCTCTTCACAAGGTCAAAGCATTATTGCTGTACCAGATAGCTTAGATTATTTAGTGCTTACCCACCCTGAGAAACTAAATAATCGTGAATTGTCAGAAATAAAAGAAATAAAAGAAAATAAAGGAATTCATACTTTATATGAAATCAATTTTATTACGATAAAAGAAGCTTACGAAGCAGAGAAGAAAGCTTTCGAAGACAATCCCAATAATGCAGAGAAATCATTTTCACCTGATTTCAAAACGTATTTGGTAGACAAAGTACAGAAACGTTTAATGCTTTGTACTCTGTTTAATTATGATGGTATAGTGATGACTTTTCTTGCCAAGACCAAAATATATATGACTGAAAAAGAAAAGCAAACACAAAGAGCACATGAAAAAATCTTCTTAGGAATTGCAAAAGACTGGAAAGAGCGTCATACTGAAAAGGTTCTTGTACTAGCAGGTAAGCCTCAAGAGGTTGATGATAAAGAAATATTTAACTTATCCAACTACATTATCACTCCTTGCCTCACCTCTACAAGTGTTAGCGATGTTGCCTACACACTCATCAAAGCAAATGTTGAAGGTATCCCTAGCAATAAACTCATCCCATTAGTAGCAATGCATAGCAATGATCCTGCAGACCTTAAAACAGGATATTGGGGTAAAAAACATGCCGCTATTGGAACAGCCAACTTTATTGCTCAAGAACATCAAGCCTACCAAGTTGCAGGCTTAGCAATTGATAACATTAACAACGATTATTATCAGGTAAGATTTGTATATCCCATTATCAGGGGAGCCATTTCTATTATGAACCCTATTGTTAAAAAATAG